Proteins found in one Lysinibacillus fusiformis genomic segment:
- the rsgA gene encoding ribosome small subunit-dependent GTPase A, translated as MAQGQIRKALSGYYYVFDGHQLIQCRGRGVFRNRGESPLVGDIVEYTMETEGSDGTIQKILERQNELVRPPIANIDQGILVFSVKEPNFNTILLDRFLVVLESFHVHPIICLTKMDLLENDERAELQNYIADYESMGYTVLQTYKDEEELVERLRPILKEKTTVLAGQSGVGKSTLLNTLIPELNLKTDIISQSLGRGKHTTRHVELIEVCDGLLADTPGFSSFDFDEIDKEELGVCFPEMARVADNCKFRGCLHLKEPKCAVKAAVESGEIRDYRYKHYEQFMQEIMDRKPRY; from the coding sequence ATGGCGCAAGGCCAAATAAGAAAAGCATTAAGCGGTTATTATTATGTATTTGATGGACATCAACTGATTCAATGTCGAGGACGTGGAGTATTTCGTAATCGTGGCGAATCGCCACTTGTCGGCGATATTGTAGAGTATACAATGGAAACAGAAGGTTCTGATGGGACTATACAAAAGATTTTAGAGCGTCAAAATGAGTTGGTGCGTCCACCAATTGCTAATATTGATCAAGGCATTTTGGTATTTTCCGTAAAAGAGCCCAATTTCAATACCATTTTACTGGATCGCTTTTTAGTTGTGTTAGAATCATTCCATGTACACCCTATTATTTGTTTAACAAAAATGGATCTGCTAGAAAATGACGAACGTGCGGAATTACAAAATTATATAGCAGATTATGAAAGCATGGGCTATACAGTTTTGCAAACATATAAAGATGAAGAAGAATTAGTTGAACGATTACGTCCTATTTTAAAGGAAAAAACCACTGTTCTAGCTGGCCAATCAGGCGTTGGGAAATCAACCTTGCTCAATACACTCATTCCAGAGTTGAACTTAAAAACTGATATTATATCCCAAAGCTTAGGACGAGGAAAACATACCACTCGTCATGTCGAATTGATAGAGGTCTGTGATGGTTTATTGGCAGATACGCCTGGATTTAGTTCCTTTGATTTTGACGAAATTGATAAAGAAGAATTAGGTGTATGTTTTCCTGAAATGGCTAGAGTAGCGGATAATTGTAAATTCAGAGGATGCTTACACTTGAAAGAGCCCAAATGTGCAGTAAAGGCAGCAGTAGAATCAGGAGAAATTCGGGACTACCGCTACAAGCATTATGAACAATTTATGCAAGAAATTATGGATCGAAAGCCGAGGTATTAA
- the spoVM gene encoding stage V sporulation protein SpoVM, whose protein sequence is MKVYTFQLPKFVSSITRTCINLFKKDKKVKKSD, encoded by the coding sequence CTGAAAGTATATACGTTCCAATTGCCGAAATTCGTGAGTAGTATCACGCGTACGTGTATTAACCTATTTAAAAAAGATAAGAAAGTAAAAAAATCCGACTAA
- the def gene encoding peptide deformylase yields MAIKKVIENPAKVLSTPCAEVTEINDEIITLLDDLYDTMVEYDGVGIAAPQIDVGLRVAIVELGEERDILEMINPTVVETDGAEVDIEGCLSFPGLYGEVERPSYVKIEACDREGRVYELEAGGFDARAILHELDHLDGVLFDSKIKRIVTAEELEEMYAEEEE; encoded by the coding sequence ATGGCCATAAAAAAAGTAATCGAAAACCCAGCAAAAGTACTATCAACACCGTGTGCTGAAGTGACAGAAATTAATGATGAAATTATTACATTACTTGATGATTTATATGACACAATGGTGGAATATGATGGCGTAGGTATTGCTGCACCGCAAATAGATGTAGGGTTACGGGTAGCAATTGTTGAACTAGGTGAAGAACGTGATATTTTAGAAATGATTAATCCAACTGTCGTTGAAACGGATGGAGCAGAAGTAGATATTGAAGGATGCTTGAGCTTTCCAGGGTTATATGGAGAAGTGGAACGTCCTAGTTATGTCAAAATTGAAGCATGTGATCGTGAAGGACGTGTTTATGAATTAGAGGCAGGTGGCTTTGATGCCCGTGCAATTTTACATGAACTGGATCATTTAGATGGTGTGCTTTTTGATTCAAAAATCAAGCGTATTGTCACAGCAGAAGAACTAGAAGAAATGTACGCAGAAGAGGAGGAATAA
- the rlmN gene encoding 23S rRNA (adenine(2503)-C(2))-methyltransferase RlmN: MVDQEKFNERINDLVEEAEEKPVRREKKEKPNLKESIYSLQPHQLEEWLKENGEKPFRAAQIFDWLYNKRVKTFEEMSNLSKGLREKLTANFALSTLSTIIKQESKDGTIKFLFQLQDGYSIETVLMRHEYGNSVCVTTQVGCRIGCTFCASTLGGLKRHLLAGEIVEQVVKVQQTLDELGERVSHIVIMGIGEPFDNYDAMMNFLKVINHEKGLNIGARHITVSTSGIVPKIYQFADEQLQINFAVSLHAPNQEARQKLMPIARAYKLEELMEAVRYYTKKTGRRVSFEYGLMSGENDSVEIAEELSALIKGIKCHVNLIPVNYVPERDYVRTSRSQIFAFEKTLKKNGINVTIRREQGSDIAAACGQLRAQERSEETR; this comes from the coding sequence ATGGTGGATCAAGAGAAATTTAATGAACGTATTAACGATTTAGTTGAAGAAGCGGAAGAAAAGCCCGTTCGACGTGAAAAAAAAGAAAAACCAAATTTAAAAGAATCCATTTATTCTTTACAGCCTCATCAATTAGAAGAATGGTTAAAGGAAAATGGCGAAAAGCCTTTCCGTGCTGCTCAAATTTTTGACTGGTTGTATAATAAACGTGTAAAGACATTTGAAGAAATGTCAAACCTTTCAAAGGGATTACGCGAAAAGCTAACTGCAAATTTTGCATTATCCACACTATCAACCATTATTAAACAAGAATCTAAAGATGGTACCATTAAATTTTTATTTCAATTACAGGATGGTTATTCAATAGAAACTGTATTAATGCGCCATGAGTATGGAAATTCTGTTTGTGTAACTACACAAGTTGGCTGTCGAATTGGCTGTACGTTTTGTGCTTCTACTTTAGGTGGTTTGAAGCGACATTTATTGGCAGGAGAAATTGTGGAGCAAGTTGTCAAAGTGCAGCAAACATTAGATGAATTGGGCGAGCGAGTATCACATATTGTCATTATGGGTATTGGCGAACCTTTCGATAATTATGATGCAATGATGAACTTCTTAAAAGTGATCAACCATGAAAAAGGTTTAAATATCGGTGCACGTCATATTACAGTATCAACATCTGGTATTGTTCCGAAAATTTATCAATTTGCAGATGAACAATTACAAATTAACTTTGCTGTTTCGCTGCATGCACCAAATCAGGAAGCACGTCAAAAGCTCATGCCAATTGCTCGTGCTTATAAATTGGAAGAATTAATGGAAGCTGTGCGATACTATACTAAAAAAACAGGTCGACGAGTGAGTTTTGAGTATGGATTAATGTCTGGCGAAAATGACTCAGTAGAAATTGCTGAAGAGTTATCTGCATTAATTAAAGGAATTAAATGTCATGTCAACTTAATCCCTGTAAACTATGTACCAGAACGTGATTATGTTCGTACGTCTCGTAGTCAAATTTTTGCTTTTGAAAAAACATTAAAGAAAAATGGTATTAACGTAACGATCCGCCGAGAGCAAGGTTCAGATATCGCTGCTGCGTGTGGTCAATTACGTGCACAAGAGAGATCTGAAGAAACGAGGTGA
- the pknB gene encoding Stk1 family PASTA domain-containing Ser/Thr kinase: MLVGKRISDRYKIIELIGGGGMSNVYLAHDMILNRDVAIKILRYDFSNEDELHRRFQREALSATSLTHPNIVSVYDVGDDGDLHYIVMEYVQGKTLKQYIQEFAPISPARSVHIMKQLTSAIANAHENHIIHRDIKPQNILMDAEGNVKITDFGIAMTLSATSFTQTNSVLGTVHYLSPEQARGGTATNKSDIYALGIVLYELLTGELPFSGESAVSIALKHLQAETPSVRAFDATIPQSLENVVLKATAKDASHRYTTVEEMYEDLETVLSPSRINNPKFVIPVDNDVTKAIPIIKEQMHKKDEDLTKTRVIEPIMEAKAPSQPQPKKPVEKPVPVKAKKKNWPKYVAGLFIAAIVIFLFFIFAKDLFSPKKVAIPDVVNLTIEEATKKLEADGFVVGEEHQERNHEEIEKGKVIETDPAKNSLREKGSEVDLIVSLGVEMTTVDNYVGQNYSQVEALLKGKYKDVIKEDVPSREPEGRIIEQSIPADTEVVAKEETITFKVSQGVRMVRVENVVNYTKADMDDYVNRVGLNWRISREEYHESIPAGSVISQLTKAGTMVEEGSMLSVVISKGPAKQPDKLRLIPVEIEYKPTEEGIAQNIRIEIQDKNHTLSEPVEVFEILSDTPYNIQLTIEDGKDASYRIIRDSEIILEGKVNYNDVD; the protein is encoded by the coding sequence ATGCTTGTAGGTAAAAGAATTAGTGACCGTTATAAAATTATAGAACTCATTGGTGGCGGAGGTATGTCCAATGTTTATTTAGCACATGATATGATCTTAAATCGTGATGTAGCCATTAAAATATTACGCTATGATTTTTCCAATGAGGATGAATTACATCGACGTTTTCAACGTGAGGCACTGTCTGCTACAAGTCTTACACATCCGAATATTGTTAGTGTTTATGATGTAGGTGACGATGGAGATCTACATTATATTGTGATGGAATATGTTCAAGGAAAAACATTAAAGCAGTACATACAAGAATTTGCACCGATTTCTCCTGCGAGAAGTGTGCATATTATGAAGCAATTAACATCTGCCATTGCCAATGCCCATGAAAACCATATTATCCACCGTGATATTAAACCGCAAAATATTTTAATGGATGCAGAAGGCAATGTGAAAATTACGGATTTTGGTATTGCCATGACGTTAAGTGCTACATCGTTTACTCAAACAAACTCTGTGCTTGGTACGGTGCATTATTTATCGCCAGAGCAAGCTCGTGGTGGTACGGCTACAAACAAATCGGATATTTATGCACTCGGTATTGTGTTGTATGAATTATTAACAGGTGAACTTCCATTTTCTGGTGAATCGGCTGTTTCAATTGCACTTAAGCATTTACAAGCAGAAACGCCTTCTGTCCGTGCTTTTGATGCAACGATTCCTCAGAGCTTGGAAAATGTAGTACTAAAGGCTACTGCCAAAGATGCGTCCCATCGTTATACTACAGTGGAAGAAATGTATGAAGATTTGGAAACCGTTCTATCACCATCTAGAATCAACAATCCCAAATTTGTCATACCTGTGGATAATGATGTGACGAAGGCTATTCCCATCATTAAAGAGCAGATGCATAAAAAAGACGAAGATTTAACCAAAACAAGAGTGATTGAACCGATTATGGAAGCTAAAGCTCCATCTCAACCACAGCCTAAAAAGCCTGTAGAAAAACCAGTTCCCGTTAAGGCAAAGAAGAAAAATTGGCCAAAGTATGTTGCAGGACTATTTATTGCAGCGATTGTCATTTTCTTATTCTTTATATTTGCAAAAGATTTATTTAGCCCGAAAAAAGTGGCTATACCGGATGTAGTAAACTTAACAATAGAGGAAGCGACAAAAAAATTAGAAGCAGATGGATTTGTTGTTGGTGAAGAGCATCAGGAGCGAAATCATGAGGAAATTGAAAAGGGAAAGGTCATTGAAACGGACCCAGCAAAGAATTCATTACGTGAAAAAGGCTCAGAGGTAGACTTAATCGTTAGTTTAGGTGTAGAGATGACGACTGTAGATAATTATGTGGGTCAGAATTATAGTCAGGTGGAAGCTTTATTGAAAGGTAAGTATAAAGATGTAATAAAAGAGGATGTTCCTTCGCGTGAACCAGAAGGCAGGATTATTGAGCAAAGTATTCCAGCGGATACAGAAGTAGTAGCAAAAGAGGAAACCATCACGTTTAAAGTAAGCCAAGGAGTTAGGATGGTAAGGGTTGAAAACGTTGTAAATTATACGAAAGCTGATATGGATGACTATGTGAATAGAGTGGGGCTTAATTGGCGTATATCTCGTGAAGAATATCATGAGTCGATCCCAGCTGGCAGTGTAATTTCGCAATTGACAAAAGCGGGTACTATGGTAGAAGAAGGTTCTATGCTATCGGTTGTAATAAGTAAAGGACCAGCGAAACAACCTGATAAACTACGTCTCATACCTGTAGAAATTGAGTATAAACCTACAGAAGAGGGAATAGCTCAAAACATTCGAATTGAAATTCAAGATAAAAATCATACATTGTCTGAACCTGTTGAAGTATTTGAAATTTTAAGTGATACGCCATACAACATTCAGCTTACAATTGAAGATGGCAAAGATGCGAGTTATAGAATAATCCGTGACTCAGAAATAATTTTAGAAGGCAAAGTTAATTATAATGATGTCGATTAA
- a CDS encoding Stp1/IreP family PP2C-type Ser/Thr phosphatase, producing the protein MEYTVESDIGLKRSINEDRAAFFKRPDGLALALVADGMGGHNAGDVASDMAIKQMESFFLQADTHHFVSTTSKKEWLLQTVKQLNKTIYDYSLSHEDCKGMGTTFIAVLIEEQHCFIAHVGDSRVYYFFEDGAQQITRDHSYVNVLVENGEISEEEALTHPKKNFILKAVGTEETIEPDFYEVDLASESYLLICSDGLSNKLTVYEMASIITYPDSIGEKGRKLVELANASGGEDNISLVLLTKKDEEV; encoded by the coding sequence TTGGAATACACAGTCGAAAGTGATATTGGTTTAAAACGATCCATTAATGAGGACCGTGCTGCATTCTTTAAACGTCCAGATGGGCTTGCACTAGCACTTGTAGCAGACGGCATGGGTGGTCATAATGCTGGTGATGTAGCAAGTGATATGGCAATCAAACAGATGGAATCCTTTTTTTTACAGGCAGACACACATCATTTTGTATCCACAACATCAAAAAAAGAATGGTTATTACAAACAGTTAAGCAATTGAATAAAACTATATATGACTATTCTTTATCACATGAAGACTGTAAAGGAATGGGCACGACGTTTATTGCGGTGTTAATCGAAGAACAACATTGCTTCATTGCACATGTTGGAGATAGTCGTGTGTATTATTTCTTTGAAGATGGTGCACAACAAATAACAAGAGATCATTCATATGTGAACGTCTTGGTTGAAAATGGTGAGATAAGCGAAGAAGAAGCTTTGACACATCCAAAGAAAAATTTCATCTTAAAGGCAGTTGGAACAGAGGAAACAATTGAACCAGACTTTTATGAAGTAGATTTAGCATCAGAATCGTATTTACTCATTTGTTCAGACGGATTAAGCAATAAACTAACTGTTTATGAAATGGCATCTATTATTACGTATCCAGATTCCATTGGGGAGAAGGGACGTAAACTTGTAGAATTAGCAAATGCCAGCGGGGGAGAAGACAACATCTCCCTCGTGCTACTAACAAAAAAGGATGAGGAGGTGTAA
- a CDS encoding thiamine diphosphokinase, with translation MTTVVVCAGGPKNELCSFSSFQQQQDVVFIGADRGALYLIEQGITPHAIVGDFDSLTDEEYRQVMAQTNDQQRFQEEKNETDTDLALLKAYTYEPQEIVLTGVTGGRLDHYEAAVRSIYRLQKEHPQIELKIINHSNMLQFLLPGTHTIYADDRYRYLSFFAHEEPIQDVTLRQVKYETTNEEISLGTSRFTSNEIIGTSGSISFSQGICLMIRSID, from the coding sequence ATGACGACAGTCGTTGTTTGTGCAGGTGGTCCAAAAAATGAGCTTTGTTCATTTTCGTCATTTCAGCAACAACAGGATGTTGTGTTTATCGGGGCAGATCGTGGCGCTTTATATTTAATTGAGCAGGGAATTACTCCTCATGCCATTGTTGGTGATTTTGATTCTTTAACAGATGAAGAATATCGACAAGTGATGGCACAAACCAATGATCAACAACGTTTTCAAGAAGAGAAAAATGAAACAGACACGGACTTAGCTTTGCTCAAAGCCTATACGTATGAACCGCAAGAAATTGTTTTGACAGGTGTGACAGGTGGGCGTTTAGATCATTATGAGGCAGCCGTTCGTTCCATTTATCGATTACAAAAGGAGCATCCTCAAATTGAGCTAAAGATTATCAATCACTCAAATATGTTGCAATTTTTACTACCAGGTACACATACTATTTATGCGGATGATCGATACCGATACTTGTCTTTTTTCGCTCACGAGGAGCCTATTCAAGATGTAACATTACGACAAGTAAAATATGAAACAACGAATGAGGAAATTTCTTTAGGAACATCTCGATTTACAAGTAATGAAATAATAGGAACTTCAGGGTCTATATCTTTCTCGCAAGGCATATGTTTAATGATAAGAAGCATAGATTAG
- the rsmB gene encoding 16S rRNA (cytosine(967)-C(5))-methyltransferase RsmB, with protein sequence MSKKSVVIWDGNVRDAALSILLAVDKNQAYSNLLLNETIKRHKIEAKDRALLTEITYGTLQHKMTLDYYLEPFIRGSIDHWVRWLLRISLYQIHYLTRIPPHAAVNEAVEIAKRRGHRGIASTVNGVLRSVLRSGVPSTDDIADSIERLSIETSHPVWLVQRFVDNYGLEVATEMLHENNRPPVQTVRVNTTKATVEQAIAELEAEGLTAKQSDVIPECLHITNGQPARTKAFKEGMITIQDESSMIPANVLNPSPGMRVLDMCAAPGGKTTHIAEIMKNEGSILATDLHPHKLDLIDHNTERLGLDIVETAPIDGRKAPEFLQAASFDAILVDAPCSGLGVMRRKPDIKYTKREEDLESLQKIQLALLDAATKVLKIDGKLVYSTCTVDIEENEGTVKAFLTAHPEMEAIQLESLPTKLAEKQANGMLQVFPQDFGSDGFFVAAFRKKGESN encoded by the coding sequence ATGAGTAAAAAAAGTGTAGTGATTTGGGATGGCAATGTACGAGATGCCGCATTATCAATTCTCTTAGCAGTTGATAAAAATCAGGCCTATAGCAACTTACTGCTAAATGAAACAATTAAACGACATAAAATTGAAGCAAAAGATCGTGCTTTATTAACTGAAATAACGTATGGTACTTTACAGCATAAAATGACGCTTGATTATTATTTAGAGCCGTTTATTCGCGGTTCAATCGATCATTGGGTGCGCTGGTTATTAAGAATATCGTTGTATCAAATCCATTATTTAACACGTATCCCTCCACACGCTGCAGTAAACGAGGCAGTAGAAATTGCCAAGCGTCGAGGACATCGTGGGATTGCTTCGACGGTCAATGGCGTATTAAGATCGGTGTTACGCAGTGGAGTCCCTTCAACAGATGACATAGCAGATTCAATTGAGCGTCTTTCTATTGAAACAAGTCATCCAGTTTGGCTAGTACAACGATTTGTTGATAACTACGGTCTGGAAGTAGCGACTGAAATGTTGCATGAAAATAATAGACCACCTGTGCAGACAGTGCGTGTTAATACAACAAAAGCAACTGTTGAGCAAGCTATTGCCGAGTTAGAGGCAGAAGGATTAACTGCTAAGCAAAGCGATGTTATACCAGAGTGCTTACACATTACAAACGGTCAACCAGCTCGTACAAAAGCCTTCAAAGAAGGTATGATTACTATTCAGGATGAAAGTTCAATGATACCTGCTAACGTGCTAAATCCATCTCCAGGTATGCGTGTCTTGGATATGTGCGCGGCACCTGGTGGAAAAACAACACATATAGCCGAAATAATGAAAAATGAAGGTTCCATTTTAGCAACAGACCTTCATCCACATAAATTAGATTTAATCGACCATAATACAGAGCGTCTAGGGCTTGATATTGTTGAAACAGCCCCAATCGATGGACGGAAAGCACCGGAATTTTTACAAGCAGCGTCTTTTGATGCTATTTTAGTCGATGCACCGTGTAGTGGATTAGGGGTTATGCGACGTAAGCCAGATATTAAATATACAAAGCGAGAAGAAGATTTAGAAAGTCTTCAAAAAATCCAGTTAGCTTTACTCGATGCAGCTACGAAAGTATTGAAAATAGATGGTAAGCTTGTATATAGTACGTGTACAGTCGACATAGAGGAAAACGAAGGCACAGTGAAAGCCTTTTTAACAGCACATCCAGAAATGGAAGCTATACAACTAGAATCTTTACCAACAAAATTAGCGGAAAAGCAAGCTAATGGCATGCTTCAAGTCTTTCCACAAGACTTTGGCAGTGACGGTTTCTTTGTCGCCGCCTTTCGTAAAAAAGGAGAATCCAACTAA
- the fmt gene encoding methionyl-tRNA formyltransferase: MTSIVFMGTPDFSAPILRMLHDEGYAIKAVVTQPDRPVGRKRVLTPPPVKATALELGLPIIQPEKLCGSEELQQILALQPDLVITAAFGQILPKELLDAPALGCINVHASLLPKYRGGAPIHQAIMDGEKETGVTIMYMAEKLDAGDIISQKAIPIEEDDHTGGLFDKLSVVGCDLLKETLPSIINGTNNRTVQDEAQVTFASNISREQERIDWTNDAATLYNQVRGLHPWPVAYTTFEDGHFKIWWATIGKSKHEANPGTVVAIEKDHFVVAAGNGTTLALYDVQPAGKKRMTAEEYLRGTGSKLQIGDQFQ, from the coding sequence ATGACATCTATCGTTTTTATGGGGACACCTGACTTCTCCGCACCTATTTTGCGTATGCTACATGATGAAGGTTATGCTATTAAAGCAGTTGTGACCCAACCAGATCGTCCGGTTGGGCGTAAGCGAGTACTAACACCGCCGCCTGTGAAGGCAACAGCTTTGGAACTTGGCTTACCTATTATTCAACCCGAAAAATTGTGTGGCTCTGAGGAGTTACAGCAAATTCTTGCTTTACAGCCCGATTTAGTGATAACAGCAGCATTTGGACAAATACTACCAAAAGAGCTATTGGATGCACCAGCTCTTGGCTGTATTAATGTCCATGCCTCACTATTACCAAAATATCGTGGAGGTGCTCCGATTCACCAAGCCATCATGGATGGTGAAAAAGAAACCGGGGTAACAATCATGTATATGGCAGAAAAGCTTGATGCGGGAGATATTATCTCTCAAAAAGCAATTCCTATTGAGGAAGATGATCATACTGGTGGACTTTTTGATAAGCTAAGCGTAGTGGGGTGTGACTTACTTAAGGAAACACTTCCTTCTATTATAAATGGTACAAATAACCGTACAGTTCAAGATGAGGCTCAAGTTACCTTTGCAAGTAATATTTCGAGGGAGCAGGAACGTATCGATTGGACAAACGATGCTGCTACTTTATACAATCAAGTGCGCGGTCTTCATCCGTGGCCTGTTGCTTATACGACTTTTGAGGATGGTCATTTTAAAATTTGGTGGGCAACTATTGGCAAAAGTAAGCATGAGGCTAATCCAGGTACAGTGGTGGCAATCGAAAAAGATCATTTTGTGGTAGCAGCTGGCAATGGGACAACTTTAGCATTATATGATGTGCAACCAGCTGGTAAAAAGCGCATGACCGCAGAGGAATATTTACGTGGGACAGGTTCTAAATTACAGATTGGGGACCAATTTCAATGA
- a CDS encoding IclR family transcriptional regulator, translating to MQLLERAMTIAKVLATDANDSSLSISELSTKCDLPLSTLHRILKAMIKQGMIEQDEQTKHYRLGTIWMELGLQVYDTMDYISKIRPELERLAREVEESVYLSKPAGLDTIIIERIDSAANPIRIYDQLGIRIPMHIGAANKAILASMSKAQSKEILEQLVAKDEMAELEEQLQQIRQQGYAISHGERTAGTSSIAVSVLDGFGEVIGAVSIGFVSFNVSQDHIITLIERLVDTGRRVSTKLGYRGKG from the coding sequence ATGCAATTATTAGAACGGGCAATGACGATTGCGAAGGTTTTAGCTACTGATGCAAACGACAGTAGCTTGTCCATTTCAGAGCTTTCTACTAAATGCGATTTACCGCTAAGTACTTTACATAGAATTTTAAAAGCCATGATTAAACAAGGGATGATTGAGCAAGATGAGCAGACCAAACATTATCGGCTTGGAACCATATGGATGGAGCTTGGCTTACAGGTGTATGATACGATGGATTATATTAGCAAAATCAGACCTGAATTAGAGCGATTAGCAAGAGAGGTTGAAGAAAGCGTCTATTTAAGTAAACCAGCTGGATTAGATACGATTATTATAGAACGGATAGACAGTGCAGCAAATCCGATTCGTATTTATGATCAGTTGGGGATTCGTATACCCATGCATATCGGTGCAGCCAATAAAGCCATACTTGCCTCCATGTCAAAGGCACAATCAAAGGAAATTTTAGAACAACTAGTAGCTAAAGATGAAATGGCCGAATTAGAGGAGCAGCTTCAACAAATTCGACAACAAGGCTATGCAATAAGTCATGGAGAACGAACTGCAGGTACATCCTCCATTGCTGTCTCTGTTTTAGATGGTTTTGGTGAAGTGATAGGTGCAGTCAGTATTGGATTTGTGAGCTTTAATGTCTCTCAAGATCATATTATTACATTAATTGAGCGTTTAGTTGATACTGGTAGACGCGTATCGACGAAACTTGGTTATCGAGGAAAAGGATAG
- the rpe gene encoding ribulose-phosphate 3-epimerase has protein sequence MIQIAPSILAANFAKLGEEVKVVEQAGAQLIHIDVMDGHFVPNISFGSIVLDAIRPLTKLPLDVHLMIENPDQYIEQFAKAGADYITVHVEACRHLHRTIQLIRSYGVKAGVVLNPHTPIESIQHVLEDIDMVLLMTVNPGFGGQKFIHSVVPKIEALSAIIKERGLAIAIEIDGGITAETIVPCAQAGATIFVAGSAIYSKEDRTAALQEILLAGEAAIKE, from the coding sequence ATGATACAAATAGCACCATCAATTTTAGCAGCGAATTTTGCAAAGTTAGGTGAAGAAGTAAAGGTAGTAGAACAAGCAGGTGCACAACTTATTCATATTGATGTAATGGATGGTCACTTTGTACCGAATATTTCATTTGGCTCCATCGTATTAGATGCTATCCGTCCATTAACAAAATTACCATTAGATGTGCATTTAATGATAGAAAATCCAGATCAATATATTGAACAGTTCGCAAAAGCTGGAGCAGACTATATTACAGTACATGTAGAAGCATGCCGTCATCTACATCGAACAATTCAATTAATCCGTTCTTATGGTGTAAAAGCTGGTGTTGTATTAAATCCACATACACCTATAGAGTCTATACAACACGTTTTAGAAGATATCGATATGGTATTATTAATGACTGTAAATCCAGGGTTTGGTGGACAAAAGTTTATCCATTCTGTTGTGCCTAAAATAGAAGCATTATCAGCAATTATTAAAGAGAGAGGCTTAGCTATTGCCATTGAAATTGATGGTGGTATTACTGCTGAAACAATTGTTCCATGTGCACAGGCTGGAGCGACTATTTTTGTAGCAGGATCAGCCATCTATAGTAAAGAGGATCGAACAGCTGCCCTTCAAGAGATTTTATTGGCTGGCGAGGCAGCGATTAAAGAATGA
- the rpmB gene encoding 50S ribosomal protein L28, whose protein sequence is MPKQCVITGRKARTGNNRSHAMNANKRTWGANLQKVRILVDGKPKRVWVSARALKSGKIERV, encoded by the coding sequence ATGCCAAAACAATGTGTAATCACTGGACGTAAAGCTCGTACTGGTAACAACCGTTCCCACGCTATGAACGCTAACAAACGTACTTGGGGTGCTAACCTTCAAAAAGTTCGTATCTTAGTTGACGGTAAACCAAAACGTGTATGGGTTTCTGCTCGTGCATTAAAATCAGGTAAAATCGAGCGCGTTTAA